In Serratia entomophila, the following are encoded in one genomic region:
- a CDS encoding type II secretion system F family protein: MMLGLRERLAALRSKVPLSKNMNEGLGRWLAKKTFSTADRLTLYEDLAFLLDNNLKVEKALQAMIGSYGGKRPPVVYCLEEMLSALRQGKSVDQGLTSWIPRQEAAILSGGVQDGNLAAALYRAITVVQGMADMKSALVSTLTYPLMLLATTFAMMKMVTVYFLPRLESLSDRGNWVGALWWLSAISEFFVNHAIILGLFIILFVAFVIWSMPNLIGKTRQHVLDRLLPWSVYRDVLGVGFLLNFSALMRAQVKTEDAIEMLSRYAPPWLYERLAATQRQVKQGSHLGLALRNAGYGFPSPRAIDKLVLLTDGDNAEIIIENFARAWLVQTVVRIKRTASLLSNIALGTNAGYMILIVLATQNLNDLVGAH, encoded by the coding sequence ATGATGTTAGGCTTACGCGAACGTCTGGCAGCACTCCGCAGTAAAGTGCCCTTATCGAAAAACATGAATGAAGGGTTAGGTCGTTGGCTTGCTAAAAAGACCTTCTCCACCGCCGATCGGCTGACCCTCTACGAGGATTTGGCTTTTCTGCTCGACAATAACCTCAAAGTGGAAAAAGCCCTCCAGGCGATGATAGGGAGCTACGGAGGAAAACGCCCGCCGGTTGTTTATTGCCTGGAGGAAATGCTCAGCGCACTGCGCCAGGGAAAATCAGTTGACCAGGGACTTACGTCCTGGATACCCCGCCAAGAAGCTGCAATTCTCAGCGGCGGTGTCCAGGACGGTAATCTGGCGGCGGCTTTATACCGGGCCATCACTGTAGTTCAGGGAATGGCGGATATGAAATCGGCGCTGGTTTCCACGCTGACTTACCCGCTAATGCTACTGGCAACCACCTTTGCCATGATGAAGATGGTGACTGTCTATTTTCTGCCTCGCCTGGAGTCATTATCTGATCGAGGTAATTGGGTTGGCGCATTGTGGTGGCTTAGCGCCATCTCCGAATTCTTTGTCAATCACGCCATTATCCTCGGTTTATTCATCATTCTGTTCGTTGCTTTCGTGATCTGGTCGATGCCGAACCTCATTGGGAAAACACGGCAGCATGTTTTAGACCGCTTATTACCCTGGAGCGTGTATCGCGACGTTCTCGGCGTCGGGTTTCTGCTCAATTTCAGTGCACTAATGCGTGCGCAGGTGAAAACCGAAGACGCCATCGAGATGCTAAGTCGTTATGCGCCGCCCTGGTTGTATGAACGCTTAGCCGCAACCCAACGCCAGGTTAAACAAGGTAGTCATCTGGGGCTGGCATTGCGCAATGCCGGCTACGGATTTCCGTCCCCTCGAGCCATCGACAAACTGGTCTTACTGACCGACGGCGACAACGCTGAAATCATTATTGAAAACTTTGCTCGGGCATGGCTTGTGCAAACTGTAGTTCGGATCAAGCGGACGGCGTCCTTACTTTCCAACATCGCATTGGGCACCAACGCTGGCTACATGATCCTGATCGTCCTTGCCACACAAAACCTCAACGACCTCGTGGGCGCACATTAA
- the icmT gene encoding IcmT/TraK family protein — translation MDNDYSPWLDSGRPATFWGIPVLVYLVFLIWIIWPSLPMFMFCIALLIFYKVLAIFGYTLTVLLQRLLHRMRGNIITGRPWWYRKFFE, via the coding sequence ATGGATAACGACTATTCACCTTGGCTCGACAGTGGGCGACCCGCCACCTTCTGGGGCATTCCCGTGTTGGTATATCTGGTGTTCCTTATTTGGATCATTTGGCCAAGCCTGCCCATGTTCATGTTTTGCATCGCCTTGCTGATTTTTTACAAAGTGCTGGCCATCTTCGGTTACACGCTAACGGTGCTACTGCAACGCCTGCTGCACAGGATGCGGGGAAACATCATTACCGGACGACCTTGGTGGTATCGGAAATTTTTTGAATAG
- a CDS encoding DotD/TraH family lipoprotein (Members of this family include DotD of type IVB secretion systems and TraH of plasmid conjugative plasmid systems, both lipoproteins.): MKIFLAAFAVLMLGGCVHDTSTHSLVTPPTHVTHSAQNIQNTTAMLYQADAINQVRSSLFIPRITANSQRITVDWDGDAIELLSQLAHQRGLTFAYTGVRLPLPLTLHVQDATFEQVLRLVRTQIDWRAQLDQQSTELRLYFMLPLKKGKLA; this comes from the coding sequence ATGAAAATCTTTCTGGCCGCATTCGCCGTACTAATGCTCGGTGGATGTGTGCATGATACGTCTACTCATTCACTGGTTACACCACCGACACACGTCACCCACTCAGCACAAAATATTCAAAACACCACCGCCATGCTTTACCAGGCTGACGCCATTAACCAGGTACGTTCATCACTGTTCATCCCGCGAATCACCGCTAACTCTCAGAGGATCACTGTGGACTGGGACGGCGATGCTATCGAACTGCTCAGTCAGTTAGCACATCAACGTGGTTTGACCTTTGCCTATACGGGCGTTCGCCTGCCCCTACCCCTGACGCTGCATGTACAGGACGCAACCTTTGAACAGGTTCTGCGTTTAGTTCGCACCCAGATTGATTGGCGAGCCCAATTAGATCAGCAGTCGACTGAACTGCGGCTCTATTTCATGTTACCCCTGAAAAAAGGAAAACTGGCATGA
- the pilV gene encoding shufflon system plasmid conjugative transfer pilus tip adhesin PilV codes for MTDKVANPRINRGLSFISLAIVLGIVLLAAPIGLQRYSNYMEEQTWVVTATHLSTVSQGARRYVKDNYDAILNQVKGGGNVTLTGQTLRDKGYLPAGFSLTNNNAQSYILVVTRNPSQTDKLVAFVLTAGGQEIAFKGQRYIAQNTSGLGGYISPTNIANGAGGGWEVNLASMGLSGQSGHLATYLTSEVLAGGAEESDRLYRFQVNGRPDLNKMHTAIDMGANDLNNANAINAKTGNFSEDVTGKRVVANEYVYSNGWISAKGDIKSDTGWLITRHGKGWLNEDHGGGLYMDDNDWIKSINNKGIYTGGQLKGGSVRADGRASVGEYLQLDGTANEGWGCSPNGLVGRTGDGALLYCQNGLWRSTGKGNGAYQQLGYHIGNFSGSNPGTSTMWVSALGGQSTKHWSVENGNCENTYALAATVNGLTVANSTNNNVGWAKQTTISFAVPAGAGYNIVSDPLPSSGCSPGAFSVLSYQ; via the coding sequence ATGACTGATAAAGTTGCCAACCCTCGCATCAACCGAGGGCTCTCGTTTATATCATTGGCCATCGTATTGGGGATCGTGTTGCTTGCCGCGCCAATTGGGCTGCAAAGATATTCCAACTATATGGAGGAACAAACCTGGGTCGTGACAGCGACACACCTGAGTACGGTGAGTCAGGGGGCACGGCGATATGTCAAAGATAACTACGACGCCATACTTAACCAGGTCAAAGGTGGCGGCAATGTCACGCTGACCGGGCAAACCTTACGCGATAAAGGGTATCTGCCCGCTGGTTTTTCCCTCACTAACAATAATGCCCAGAGCTATATCCTGGTAGTAACACGCAATCCTTCTCAGACAGACAAGCTGGTCGCGTTTGTGTTGACTGCCGGCGGACAGGAAATTGCCTTTAAGGGTCAGCGGTACATTGCGCAAAACACCTCTGGCCTTGGTGGGTATATCTCTCCCACCAATATTGCCAACGGTGCCGGCGGGGGCTGGGAAGTCAATCTGGCCAGCATGGGACTTAGCGGACAAAGCGGCCATCTGGCGACTTATTTAACGTCCGAGGTATTGGCCGGCGGGGCGGAAGAAAGCGATCGCTTGTATCGTTTTCAGGTTAACGGTCGTCCTGATCTCAATAAGATGCATACGGCGATTGATATGGGCGCCAACGATCTGAACAACGCAAATGCTATCAACGCGAAAACAGGCAACTTCAGTGAAGACGTGACGGGTAAACGCGTTGTTGCGAATGAATACGTTTACTCAAATGGCTGGATTTCCGCAAAGGGCGATATCAAAAGTGACACAGGTTGGCTCATCACCAGGCATGGCAAAGGCTGGCTCAACGAAGACCACGGCGGTGGGCTTTATATGGATGATAACGACTGGATCAAGTCGATTAACAATAAAGGTATTTATACCGGCGGTCAGTTGAAAGGGGGGAGTGTTCGTGCCGATGGCCGCGCATCCGTCGGTGAATATCTGCAGCTGGATGGTACGGCAAATGAAGGCTGGGGCTGTAGCCCTAACGGATTAGTGGGGCGTACTGGCGATGGCGCACTGCTCTATTGTCAAAATGGATTATGGCGAAGCACAGGAAAAGGTAACGGTGCCTATCAGCAACTGGGTTACCACATAGGCAATTTTTCAGGCTCGAACCCCGGAACGTCAACAATGTGGGTGAGTGCACTCGGTGGGCAGTCCACTAAACACTGGTCGGTTGAAAATGGTAACTGTGAAAATACCTACGCGTTGGCAGCAACAGTCAATGGTTTAACTGTTGCAAATAGCACCAATAACAATGTGGGATGGGCCAAACAAACCACTATCAGCTTCGCAGTGCCTGCAGGTGCTGGATACAACATTGTTTCCGATCCATTACCTAGCTCTGGATGTAGCCCCGGTGCGTTCTCAGTCCTGAGTTACCAATAA
- a CDS encoding type 4 pilus major pilin produces MEQTQTPPRSLINRGAITLLEAAIYIVIALVIVTVAITQGGGLFNKNDASTEYNNAAELLTNSRTMLKTSGIYNFAAADAMTGALIQFGGAPANMTVVGTKSSGSAKLQNLWGGAVTVQPVATAGGQKSSFSLTYAAVPQEACITLATKLSAAPSVVITMVNGTSTNGAIAANAVGAQCTADKGSVGQNTLTFTSNT; encoded by the coding sequence ATGGAACAGACACAAACGCCACCACGCTCACTCATCAACCGTGGTGCAATTACCTTGCTTGAAGCGGCTATATATATCGTTATTGCCCTGGTGATAGTGACTGTCGCCATTACCCAGGGGGGCGGCTTGTTTAATAAAAACGATGCCAGCACGGAATACAACAATGCTGCGGAGTTGCTGACGAACAGTCGCACCATGCTGAAAACCTCTGGTATCTATAACTTCGCAGCAGCTGATGCCATGACGGGGGCATTGATCCAGTTTGGTGGGGCTCCGGCCAACATGACTGTCGTGGGCACAAAGTCATCCGGGAGCGCGAAGTTACAAAACCTGTGGGGTGGTGCTGTCACCGTGCAACCTGTTGCTACCGCTGGCGGTCAAAAATCCTCTTTCTCACTGACCTACGCGGCGGTTCCACAGGAAGCGTGCATTACTCTGGCGACCAAGCTGAGTGCTGCGCCAAGCGTTGTCATCACGATGGTTAATGGCACGTCGACTAATGGTGCGATCGCTGCCAATGCCGTCGGAGCACAGTGTACTGCCGATAAAGGCTCCGTTGGTCAAAACACCCTCACGTTTACCAGCAACACCTGA
- a CDS encoding prepilin peptidase, whose product MAMYLLKITLLIGFASVILIIVTMPLVNQAKQFLLKHNGPPLTQLQIRSVTIAFVGTGTVLIATTALAGSPWLGTVKAIGLLAWGIPMVLLDMRNYWLPLRYTNGFWLAGLLFTFLPESNLTSTAALIGSGGMFMFLYAFHYGAKRIRGDEGFGMGDVHLIAALCAWLPWQLASLLSGCAFMLFIAGALLTQKTPQPYAPWLFALLAGLAGCFPHSTLLGVL is encoded by the coding sequence ATGGCCATGTACCTTCTGAAAATCACCCTGTTGATCGGCTTCGCCAGTGTCATTCTCATTATCGTCACAATGCCGCTCGTTAATCAGGCCAAGCAATTTCTACTCAAACATAATGGGCCACCACTCACTCAGTTGCAGATCCGTAGCGTCACGATAGCTTTCGTCGGCACCGGCACTGTCTTGATCGCAACAACGGCATTAGCTGGCTCCCCGTGGTTAGGGACCGTCAAAGCCATTGGATTACTCGCATGGGGCATCCCAATGGTGTTACTCGACATGCGGAACTACTGGTTACCGCTACGGTACACAAACGGATTTTGGCTGGCTGGCTTGCTGTTCACCTTTCTACCTGAGAGCAACCTCACCTCGACGGCCGCGCTTATCGGCAGCGGCGGCATGTTCATGTTTTTGTATGCCTTTCACTACGGAGCCAAACGTATCCGGGGAGACGAAGGGTTTGGCATGGGTGACGTCCATTTGATTGCGGCATTGTGTGCCTGGCTTCCCTGGCAATTGGCCAGTCTGCTAAGCGGATGTGCATTTATGTTGTTTATTGCCGGTGCACTGCTCACTCAAAAAACCCCTCAACCCTACGCCCCTTGGCTGTTCGCCTTATTGGCGGGACTTGCCGGGTGTTTCCCTCACTCAACCCTATTGGGTGTTTTATGA
- the traJ gene encoding plasmid transfer ATPase TraJ, which yields MMDLDSFDFRGGITADKLREFFVHCYRHNVSDIHLQSGSPIVVDHHGRKVVASQFPLEHANLVRLIDEVYTPDIKSLVQGGQGADRPLQLEGDNNGRFGLKRGERVRFRTNFIQATIGALNTAIAMTLRIIPSNIPILEEMGIEKDLYRSFLPMDGMGLVCGPTGSGKSTLLASVYQHYGETNPNGKLVTYEDPVEYLLNSPRLLLRPQQSEIGRDVPSFAHGLRLALRRAPHIIGIGEIRDLETLQAAVACAQSGHLTLGTLHAFSPGHAFSRCVLMAPNDSREQIAFDLLDAMRFVVVQHLLPTTDGKRQAVREYVLFDDDWRHRLGLEHYSRWPEMINATLREKQSRIADQAWALFVEGRIDNRVAERVIGWREFTDKQQRR from the coding sequence ATGATGGATTTAGACAGTTTTGATTTCAGGGGGGGCATTACCGCTGACAAACTCCGCGAGTTCTTCGTGCACTGTTATCGCCACAACGTATCGGATATTCATCTGCAAAGTGGCAGTCCCATTGTCGTCGACCATCATGGCCGCAAAGTAGTAGCGAGCCAGTTTCCTCTGGAGCATGCCAATCTGGTTCGTCTGATAGATGAGGTTTACACCCCAGATATTAAATCCCTTGTTCAGGGTGGCCAAGGCGCTGACCGGCCCCTGCAGTTAGAAGGGGATAACAATGGTCGATTTGGTCTCAAACGTGGTGAGCGCGTCCGATTTCGTACCAACTTTATCCAGGCAACGATCGGCGCTCTCAATACCGCAATCGCCATGACACTGCGAATCATCCCCTCGAACATCCCCATCCTTGAGGAAATGGGGATAGAAAAGGATTTATATCGCAGCTTTTTGCCGATGGATGGCATGGGATTGGTGTGCGGCCCGACGGGCTCGGGAAAGTCCACACTCCTGGCCTCCGTATACCAGCATTACGGTGAAACGAACCCCAACGGCAAACTGGTGACCTATGAAGATCCTGTCGAATATCTGTTAAACAGCCCCCGATTATTGCTGCGACCACAGCAGTCTGAAATAGGACGTGATGTCCCCAGTTTTGCCCACGGCCTGCGCCTGGCTTTGCGTCGTGCTCCCCATATTATCGGCATCGGTGAGATCCGTGACCTTGAGACGCTCCAGGCTGCCGTCGCTTGCGCCCAGTCCGGACACTTAACGTTAGGCACACTCCACGCCTTCTCACCCGGGCATGCATTTTCACGCTGTGTATTAATGGCGCCCAACGACTCACGTGAACAAATAGCCTTCGACCTGCTGGACGCCATGCGATTTGTCGTTGTGCAACACCTGTTGCCGACGACCGATGGCAAACGCCAAGCTGTCCGTGAATATGTGCTGTTTGATGATGACTGGCGCCACCGACTTGGCCTCGAACATTACTCACGCTGGCCAGAAATGATCAACGCAACGCTACGGGAAAAACAAAGCCGTATCGCAGATCAAGCCTGGGCACTGTTTGTTGAAGGCCGCATTGATAACCGTGTCGCTGAGCGAGTGATCGGCTGGCGTGAGTTCACCGATAAACAACAGAGGCGTTGA
- a CDS encoding type IV secretory system conjugative DNA transfer family protein produces MTRKALALCLALVTVPAIGATTESSPPPSIDAYLSPKTIDKHGLNDTLWQLLNDAGQTVGFRGGKAQRAWELQQALNGQNDTLNRLYTFAPLISRQGWLPPVIVASESLAHITDSQIRTANKVYNILVPERFVSNPPTWRQYLLAGLGINTDIPTEIRPKNGDEEKVWRAAIEKGWQEGRESADRTLESNFGRLTRDYTGMVRYSTLVQQGMITPPVVSEQLQSVTGSKDKLMLGDKVRDLKQRAGFELDKKRWKPTINTQQ; encoded by the coding sequence ATGACACGAAAAGCCCTGGCCCTGTGCCTGGCACTGGTCACGGTGCCGGCTATCGGGGCTACAACTGAATCATCTCCCCCACCGAGTATTGATGCCTATTTGTCCCCCAAAACCATAGACAAACATGGCCTTAACGACACGCTCTGGCAGCTACTTAATGATGCAGGCCAAACTGTTGGCTTTCGTGGGGGAAAGGCTCAACGCGCATGGGAACTTCAACAGGCTCTGAATGGCCAGAACGATACGCTGAATCGCCTATATACGTTCGCCCCCCTCATCAGCAGGCAAGGTTGGTTACCCCCGGTGATCGTGGCATCAGAATCCCTTGCCCATATCACTGATAGTCAGATCCGCACGGCCAACAAGGTCTACAACATTCTCGTTCCCGAACGATTCGTCAGTAACCCGCCAACCTGGCGCCAATACTTGCTCGCGGGTCTGGGCATCAACACAGACATTCCGACGGAGATCCGCCCCAAAAATGGAGATGAAGAAAAGGTCTGGAGAGCAGCAATAGAGAAAGGATGGCAGGAAGGGCGAGAAAGTGCCGACAGGACTCTGGAAAGTAATTTTGGCCGGCTAACTCGAGATTATACCGGCATGGTGCGCTACTCCACCCTGGTGCAACAAGGCATGATCACACCACCTGTGGTCAGCGAGCAACTGCAGTCTGTCACCGGTTCGAAAGACAAGCTGATGTTGGGCGATAAAGTCCGCGACTTGAAACAACGCGCTGGCTTCGAGCTGGACAAAAAACGCTGGAAACCCACGATAAACACCCAACAGTAA
- a CDS encoding lytic transglycosylase domain-containing protein encodes MLFPFQRALLSLVLGWALFLSLPAQAFCFNEAGARYKVDPLLLRSMATVESSLNPRAVGMNRDKKGRVTSRDFGLMQINDRHIPQLRALGLINNEQDLLNNTCLNVQIGAWILAKHLKQCGVNWQCLGSYNAGFADNNGPRRMIYARKIYAMYMKLKGGAA; translated from the coding sequence ATGTTGTTTCCCTTTCAACGCGCCTTGCTCAGTCTGGTGCTGGGCTGGGCATTATTCTTATCATTGCCGGCACAGGCATTCTGTTTCAACGAAGCCGGAGCACGCTATAAGGTCGACCCTTTATTACTGCGTTCGATGGCCACCGTCGAGAGCAGCCTTAACCCCCGAGCAGTCGGCATGAATCGCGATAAAAAGGGACGTGTCACCAGTCGCGATTTCGGGCTGATGCAAATCAATGACCGACACATCCCGCAACTACGCGCCCTTGGGCTTATTAATAATGAGCAAGACCTGCTGAACAATACCTGCCTCAACGTGCAAATTGGGGCCTGGATACTGGCCAAGCATCTCAAGCAATGCGGCGTAAATTGGCAATGCCTTGGCTCCTATAACGCCGGGTTCGCTGATAATAATGGACCGCGGCGTATGATTTACGCCCGCAAGATTTATGCAATGTACATGAAGCTCAAGGGAGGTGCGGCCTGA